GATCGGCGGCAGGGCAGGCGCGGCGCCAGGTCCCTGCGGTGGCGGAGGTGGAGCTTGGCCTTGCCCGGGGGCCTGACCCGGGCCTTCGCCCGGACCGTCCCCCTGGCCGATGCCCTGCCCCGGCGGGGGCGGCAGAGCCGGCGGCGGTGGCGGCGGTTCGGGCGTCACGACGGCGGGTCCGGTCGGCGGAGGTGGAGGCGGGGCGTGCATGGCGGCCAGTTTGCGTTCCAGCCGCGGCTTGGCATCGGCACGCACTGCCCGTCGCTCGTCATTGGGATCGGTGTTGTACAGGAAGCACCCGTCGGGAGCGTCCTTGACCACGGCCAGCGCGTCGTTGTAGAGCCGGTCGGCATCTTTGGGGCGGCCGGACCGCACGGCCAGGTCGGCCAGCGTTTCCCGGACCAGTTCGAGATTGATCCGCACCGGGCAGGAGTCGGCGCCGTCGAAGCTCTCCAGTGCCTCGCTGAACCGCTTCTCCGCGTCGTCGAGTTTGCCTTCCAGCACCAGCAGATCGCCTTCGGCGAACGCGATGCTGCCGGCTTCGATCACCCCGAACTTCTTCAGTTTGTCGACATCGATCCGCAGCGCCTCGATGTCGTGCCGGTTGAACGAGTCGACGGCGGAGTTCCCGACCACCACCACCGAGATCAGCCCGGCGACGACGACCGCCAGTAGTGCGGCGACGGGCACGGTGTAGAGGAACAGCCTGCGGCGCAGTCGAAGCCGCCGCTGCGACGGGTTGAACCACGCCACCGTGCGACGGCGGGCGAGCTGCAGGAAGTGACGCAGGAACGGAATGATCTGGCCCAGTATCTGGTTCGGCTTCTGACGCAACATCATTGGGCCACCACGTCCTCGGCGGTGAGGTCGCGCCGCGACAAGCGGTTGCGCCGCACCTCGCGAACCATCAACACCGCCTCGATGGACAACAGGGCGGCGCTGATCAACGCGAACACCCAGTACCACTCGGTGCGTCCGACGAGCGGATCCTGGTCACCGCTGATCTCGCCGCCGTCGACCAGTCCGCCCGAGGCGACCGGTGGCAGCACCGGCACGATGTCCTGACCGGCCTCACGGTGAAAGTATCTGACGCCGAAGCTCTTCGCGATTTCCTGCAGCCAGACCTCCTCGAGTCCGGAGCGGATGATCGCGCCGGTGTTCGGATCACCGAGGTAGTTTTTGTGCCCGTTGGCGTAGCTGTGCGGAATCGGCCCTCCGGCCGGGGTGCCGTAGCCCAGCACTGCCCCGCCCTTGAACAGATCCTCGGAGATGTCGAAGGTGCCCGCTTTGACCTGGTCGCCCTTGATGCCGTCACCGAAATAGAACACCAGGCTCTTCGACTCGGGTAGGCCTTCTTCGCCGCCTCGAGTTGTTGGCGCAGCAGATCATTGGCCGCCACCGGGTCGATGAAGTTGAAGGAGTCGTAGGGCGTCAGGGAGTACGCGGACAGGTTCTTGGTGTAGGCCTCGAAGCTGTCGGTGTCGGGCGACAGCGGCCAGTTGACCTTGGCCTTGCTGGCGAATCCGATCAGGCCGAACCGGGCCGTTCGGTACTTCTCCATCAGCGCGGCGATGTCGGCGCGGATGCCCTCCATGCGCGCCTGCCCGTTGCCGTAGTCGGGTATCCGCGAGGTCACCGATCGGTCGACGACGAAGAACACGTTGATGTCGGAGACCGCGCCGCCGGCGGCGGAGGCCTTGCGATCGCCGTCGTCGGCGATACCTGGCCGAAACGCCGCGAGCACCAACAGCAGCGCGGCGAATGTCAGTCCGAGCCAGCGCAGTACGACGGGCCGGTAGCGGCCCGGCGTGGTGCGGACCAGCAGCTGATAGAGGGTGAACACCCGCACGGCCACGATCAGGAAGGCCAGAATCGCGAGCAGGTAGGCAGGCAGGACCGGGGCGAAGTTCATCGGCGCAGCACCCCCAGCCCGACGGACAGCGCCAACGCCGCCACGACCGCGATGGCCAAGGGCACCGTGGGGATGTCGAAGTAGCGCTTCGAGTCCTGGTTGATCCCGAGGTACCGCGGCGCAGGCGGGTTCTGGTTGATCTTGTCGAGGGCGCCGTTGAGGATGTCGTTGGCGCCGCCCGAGGATCCGGTGCCTGCCGGGTTGTAGAGCGAGAAGTTCCCCTTGGTGGCGTCGGTCAGTGCACGCAGGGAATCGTTGCCGGACTGGCTGATCTGTTGGACGTCGGCCCGCGAGATCGCGTTGATCTGGATCCCTTCACGCTGCGCGATGGCCAGCACCTGAGATTGGTCGTAGAGGGACGGCCGTTTCTCGTCGTCGGCGCGGAACTTGCTGTAGCCGATGTAGACGAGCTGGCGGCGGTGGGACCCGCTGCTGGGCCCGAATCCCGCCAGGCACATGGCGAGGTGTCTTCGAGGCTCGGCGCGTAGTCGACGTACTTGACGGGACGGGAGAACGCCTCGAGGCCGGCGGCCAGTTCGAGTTTCTGTTCCACCGGCACGTTCTGGTGGGTGTCGAGTTTGTGCTGAATCCCGGCCAGGCCGGCGAAGTAGCGCATCCGCTGCTCGGCGAAGGCGTTGTCCCGGGTGATCGGCAGCGCACGCAGGTTCTGTGAGGTGATGCCGAACGAGGTGCTGGTGGCGTCCTTGGCCTTCCCGGCCCAGTAGTTCAGGAAATCAGCGGTGGTCGGGTCGTTGACGGGCTGGCCGACACACAACATGACGTCGCGGGGGTAGGCCGCGTCGTAGCCGTCGTCGGCCGATGCGAGCTTGGCAGGCCGGGCAGCGGCGACGAGGGCGCCCAGGAAGGCGATGGCCACCATCGATCCCACGACAGCCATCGAGATCAGGTAGATGCGCTGGACCCGGGCGAATTCGGGCAGCCGCGTCAGGCGGCTCACGTTGGCCAGTGGTCGCATCCGGCGCTGTACCTTGGCCACCGGCAGGCGCCAGGCGATGGCCACGGCGATGGCAAGGCCCAGCACGCCGAGGATGAGCAGCCAGCTCCATCTCAGGTCCATGCGTGGATCAACTCCTCGGCCGAGCGTCCCAAAGCCAGTACGTCAGCGCGGGATTCGGGATTGAACTGCGCGTCCTGCAGGAGCGTCAGCAGCGGGACGGCGTCGGAAAGCTCGCTCTGGGCGAGGTGTTCGGTCAGCAGGTTCTTGGCGTACACCCCGGTGCGCAGGTACAGGAAGCTGCGCAGGGTGTGGTTGTAGGCAGTGGCCGCGCCTTCGCGCGACAGCTCGCGCCGGCCGTAGCGCGCGGTCGTCTCTTCGATGGCACGGGTGAACCGGCGCCGGGTCAGGTTGGCGTGCCAGTCGCGAAGGACGGGGATGGTCCGCAGCCGGTGCGGCGGCAGGGTCCAGATCACGACGCCGGCGCACCAGGCCACCAGCGCCACGATGATCACGGCGGCCAGCACCAGCCACCATCCGGACGGGGCGAGCGGTCCGCCGATGAACCTCAGCAGGTCATCACCGGGCATTGCTGTACACCTCCGTCAGGTGCGTGATCCGGTTGCGGACTTCGACGCTGCCGCCGATCCGGACGAAGGGCACCGCCATGCGTTCGAAGAACCGGTCGAGCTCGACCATCCGCTGCTGCTCGGCTCGGCGGTAGGCGTCGACCACGGCCCGGCCCAGAGTGGTGCCGTCGGGGACGAACCGTCCGGTGCCCACGTCGTAGCCGTCCATCTCCCCCTGGTCCGCTCCGACGGCGGGCATGTCCGAGATCGCCACCCACAGCAGCTCGTGGCGCCCGGCCAGTCGCTTGACGGCTTCCTCAAGTTCGGCGGAGATCTCCGGCTCATCGGCGATGACGACCATCAACAGCCGTGAACGATGGCTGTGCGCGACGTAGTTCAGCTGGGTGATGACGCGGCTTTCCCCGACGTCGCCGACGCTGTGCGACACCAGCTGCTCGAGCATGCCCTCAATGTGGTTCTCCCCCTTGCGGCTTCGCACTGTGACGCTGCCGCGGGCGTCCCCGTACACCATGCCGAGCTCATCGGAACGGCTCATGCTGATCATCCCGATGACACCGGCCACCACGCCGGCGACGTCGCGTTTGAACTCGCCGCTGGGCGCCAGCGCCGACATGTTCCGTCCCGTGTCGCAGACCACCAGGATCTTGTGGTGCTTCTCGGTGACGAACTTGGTGACCAGGGTGTCGCTGGAGCGCGCCGAGGCCTTCCAGTTGATGTCGCGGATGTCGTCGCCGGGCACGTACGGACGCAGGTCGTCGAACTCCAGCGTCCGGGTGTGCAGCAACGCGTGCTTGCCTCCTTGCAGCATGCTGCGGCTGACGTTGCCGAAGAACTGCCGCGAACGGTTGAGGTGCCTACCCATCGCCGGACTATCCGGGTACCGGGACCGCTTGCAGCACCTGGTCGATCACGGACTCCGGGGTGACCTTGGCGCTGACTGCCTCGAAGCCGAGGATGAGCCGGTGTCGCAACACCCGGTAGGCCACCTTGTGGATGTCCGGCGGCAGAACGTGATTGCGACCGGCGATCAGCGCGGCGGCGCGCGCCGCGCTGACGAAGGCGATCGTGGCGCGCGGGCTGGCGCCGTATTCGATCAGCCGGGCCACCTCCGGGCGCAGGAACTGATGCGGTTCACGGGTGACGTGGACGAGCCGGCTGACGTACTGCATCAGCAGCGGGTCCATGTGCACGTTGCGGGTGGTGATCTGCAGGCGCCGAATGGTTTCCAGGTTGACGACCGCCCGCGGCACGCCCGTGCGGTCGTAGACCCCGCGGTCTCGGCGCTGCAGCACCTCGACCTCCTCGTCGGGCGTCGGGTACCGCAGGACCTCTTTGAGCATGAACCGGTCGGTCTGGGCTTCCGACAGCGGGTAGGTGCCCTCCTGGTCGACGGGGTTCTGGGTGGCGATCACCAGGAACGGCTCGGGCAGCGGGTATGTCGTTCCCGCGATGGTGGTTTGGCGTTCCTCCATCGCTTCGAGCATGGCGCTCTGCGATTTCGAGCTCGACCGGTTGATCTCGTCGAGCAGCACGATGTTCGCGTGCACCGGGCCCAGCTGGGTCTTGAACTCCGCGGCGGTCGAATCGTAGATCTGGGTGCCCAGGATGTCGCTGGGCAGCAGGTCCGGCGTGCACTGGATCCGCTGGAAACTCCCCGCGATCGCATCCGAGAGGGTGCGCGCCGCTGTGGTTTTCGCCAGACCCGGCACGCTTTCGAGCAGAATGTGGCCGCCGCCGAGCAGGCCGATCAGCAGCGTCTCGCGCAGTTGCTCCTGCCCCACCACCTTGGCACCGAAGGCATAGCCGATCTCGCGGACCGCCTGCATCGCGAGTTGCAGTTCCTGATTACCGGGCTGAACCCGGTTGGTCAGTGTCGTACGTTCCCCCGCATCCGCGCCGGGCTGTTGAAGTTCCACTAGGTCTAGTCCTTCTCGTAGATGTAGGTCGGGGGATTCTTGGTGAGATCGACATAGCCGCGCAGTTCGATCCGCACGTTCTCGTCGGTGATGGTGTCGCGCGGGTCGATACCCTGTGCGCTCAGCTTGAAATCGACAGCGCCGGTGATGTCGGCGTGGCCGTCGAGTCCGTCCCCGTAGACCTGCGACCCGATTCGCAGCATCACCTTGTCGGTGTTGGTCGGCGGCGTCCAGCGTGCGGTCCCGTCGACGAGGTAGTAGCTGCGAATGTAGGCGTCGCCCTGTGGGCAGTTGGGCGGCGAGAGCGACGTGGACTTGGCGCACTCGGTCATCGCGTCCAGAATCGCCTTGTCGGCAGCCTTTTTCCCCTCCTCGCTGACTTCCAGTGCGAAGTCCGCCCTCTCCTCGGGCTCCTTGTACGAGGTTCCGGACAGCAGGTAAGCGTCCCGCCCGTACTTCAGGTCGATGTTCGGGTTGGTACTGGTCACCTCGATCGCCCCGGGGAACAGGTAGGCGATGCCCGAGGCGGGCAGCGGCTTGCCGAAAATGCTCACCGACTCCAGCAGCGCGCTGGAGCCCTCGGCCTTGTCCTTACCGAAATTCAGTGAGTACGTCGGGTATTCGACCTTGAACAACCCGTCGGACGACTGCTTGACCGGGATCTCCTCATCGAGCGCCTGGTCGCCGAAATTGGCCAGGACATGCACGGTGCTGCTGTCCTCGCCGACGATCCGGACATCGGTGATCGGCATCTTCTCGATCTGCTTCTTGAGCACCTCGTCGGTGAGGAAGGTCTTGTCGGGCGGTTCGTTGATGCCGAACGACAGTGCCTTTTCGGCATCACCTTTTGCCAGCGCCTTCAGATAGCCCTTGACCGCGCCGCCGGCCGTGGTGGCATCCGAATCGGAATCCCCGACGGACACAACGATCCCGACGACCACCGCGACGATGACCACCACCGCACCGGCGACGATGCCGAACAGCCTGCGCCGATTCTTGGGCGGGGCGCTGTAGGACGGCGGCTGGAAGGACGGGGCGCCAAAGGCGGGTGCGCCACCCGGAAAGGGCGCGTTGCCCGGCGGATTCGGGTAGCCACCACCGGAGAACGGCGGTGGGCCGGAGGGGCCGGGCGGCGGGGCGCCGAAGCCGCCACCGAAACCACCGCTCCCCGTTGGGGGTCCGGGTACATACGGAGGTGGCGGCGGGAAGGCCTGCGGTGGCTGCGGCGCACCACCGCTGCCACCGATGGGATTGTCTCCCCCGAAGTTGGTCACCGCGCCTCCCTGTCGATCAACGCCGTCATCACCGGTCCAGGAACACTCTCGGCGGCTGCTCGCCGAGGTTCACCTTGACCTGGTCCGAGATCCCGAGATCGACGTCGACCGGCTGCCCGGTGGACTTCTGCACCACATTGATCGGGACGCTGAGGCTGCCGATCTGCACCAGGCTGGTGTGATCGGGAAGCCTGAAGAGGTCCGGTGGCAGGTCGTACGGGCGGCTCACCCGGATCGTGCTCGGGTCGTACAACGACGCCCAGCTGCCGTTGACGAGTGTCTTGCAGTCATCGGATTTGTCGCCGCCCGGGTTCAAGCACTTGTCGATCCATGCCCGCAGCGCGTCTTGGGCGGCTTTGAGCCCTTGTTCGCTCATCGAGAACTTCGGCTCGACCGTGGTGGGCATGAACGTTCTGATGTCTTCGAAGGTGGTCGGCGGGAGCGCGTTGATGTTGAGATACGGGGTGGCAGCGCCCATCTGGAGGTAGCCGGGAAACACGTAGAAGTGCTTGCTCTTCGGCAATGGCTTGCCGAACACCGTCAGGGCAGCGTCCGCCTCCGCGTCTCCGTATCCGGCGATGTCTTCGGTGGTGCCGTTGACGAATGCCGTGGCCAGCTTCCACTGGTTGTCGACCACGACCATGTCGAGTTCGCCTTCGGTGCGCTGGCCACCGAACTTCGCGGCGACCTTCACCACGGCCGTCCGCTTGTCGGCGTCGGGCAGGTCTTTCTGCTCGACCACCTCGGCATCGGTGATCGGCAGCTTCTCCAACTGCATCTTCAAGATGTCGTTGGTCAGGAAGGCAGTGGTCGCCGGTTCCGTCGCGCTCAGATCCAGCGCCGCCTGGGCGTCACCCCGCGACAGCGCTTCCAGGTACGCCTTGGCGACGTCGACCGGTGATCCGCTGGGATTGAAGCTGCCGCCGTCCTCGCCCTTGTTCATCAGGAACGCCAGGATGACCGCGATCACGGTGAGCACCGCGACGGTGGCCCCGGCGGTGATGATCAGCGGCTTGCGGTTGTTGCCCGGCCGCCCCGGAGTCGGCGTCACGGATGGGGGTCCGCCAAATCCCTGCGGGGAGTTCGTGTTCGGAGCCGGCGGTGGACCGCCGAAGGTCGGCGGTGGTCCACCAACGGGTGCGGCGCCGCCGAAGCCTGATTGCGGCACCGGTTGATCGAAACGCGGCGGTGGGGCGCCCCTCGTCGGGTCCGGCCCGGGCCAGTTCGAGAAATTCGTCACGTTGGTTTCTCCGCGCTCAGGCTCTGTCGAAATCGACGATGGGCGGGTTCTGGGTCAGGTCGGCGTTGCCGAACACGGTCGCCAAGAAGGTTCCGGTTTCGGTTGAGCCCGACTGGGTTCGGACAGAGATACCGAATTCGGCGTTACCGATGATCATGACCTTTCCCGTCTTCGGGTCCATGAAGTTGATGGTGAGCGCGTCGAGGTTGGCCGGAGCGGTCCATTTCGCGGAATCGGCCACGAAGTCGGATCGAGCCGCCTTGTTCGGGCATTTCGGCGGTTCCAGACTCGAGCTGCTGGCGCACTCGTCCAACGCCTTTTTCAAGGCGTCCTTCACCATCTGGCGGCCTTGGTCACTGATCTTGAAATCGGGGAACACCAGCTTGCTCATGGTCGAGATCTCGTACAGCGACGGATCCGTCCTGCCGACGGCAGGCGAATTGCCGACGTCGATGGCCGGGTTCGAACTGCCGAGCTGGATCAGGCCGGGGAAGATGTAGGCCTTGTTGCTCTTGGGAACCGGCTTGTCCCACACCGTGATGTATTTGGCGAGTTCGGGACTCGTGTTGTCGATGTTGAATTCCACTGTCATCGCAGCCGATTTCAGCTTCCAGCCCTGGCCCGGTGGCGGCTTCTCCAGGCGGATGCTCTGATCGCTGTCGACGCCGCCGACCTTCGCGATCACGTGTACCAGGGCACCGCCGTCACCCATGGGGAGGTCGGCGAGAACCTTGACGTCGGTGATGGGGAATTTCTCCATCTGCTTCTTGAGGATCTCGTCGGTGAGCATCGACGTGTCCGGCGGCTGGTCGCGTCCCAGCGCCAACGCCGCCTTCGCGTCGCCATTCTGCAGGGCCTCCAGATAGGCCGTCACCGCCTCGCCGGCCGTACCCGTGCCGCCCTCGTCCGCACCGCCGCCGCCGAAGACCATGAAGCCGCCGGCCACGAGGGCCGCGACCACCGCGACGGCGCCCGCGCCGAGCAGGATCTGGCGTCTCCGCTTGCCGGACGGGAGCCGCAACAGGGGCTTGCGGGCCGGCTTGGGGGTGGGCATCGGTAGGTATCCGGGGCCACCGGGCGGCTGCCCGGGAAACGGTGGCTGGTTGCCGAACGGACCGGGCTGCGGTGCGCCGGGGCCCCACTGCGGAGGAGGAGGCGGCGACGACGGTGGCGGAGGCGGTGGCAGTCGTGGCCCACCGAACTGCTGCCCGCCGGCGGGCGCTCGGGAACTGCGGCCCGGGGTTGGCACCCCAGCCGCCTTGATGCGGTGGTTGATTTTGCGGGCCCGGCCCCGGTTGTCCCGCGAACGGGCCGGGGCCGCCGTAACCCCCGCCTGTCACAGGCTCGTCCCGACAGTCAGCATCGATCGCACCGCATCCCTCGAATCGTTCACCGCCGACCAGACCTTCGCGCGGTGTCTGGTAGCCACCGGGCAGTGACCGTGAAAATCGTAACCACAGCTGACGGGCTTCACAGGCACTAATTTCCCGATCGCCCGGCCGCGGGTCGAGCAATTTGCCGCGTTCGCACCCCCGGGGCCTAGGGCAAGATCAATCGCGGCGCGTCGGGCCGTGATCGAACGGTGCCGCGCGACCGGCACGATCACTTTCAACCCGGTCGACAGGATTGAACGAGGGGGCGCAGTGCGGGGCGTGGTGGGTTTGCTTGGAGCCGTTCTGCTGTTGGCGGGATGCTCGCAGAGTGTCGGTGGCTCGGCCGACGAGGCCACGACGTCGGCGGCCGCTCCGGCTCCGCCCACTGCCCCGGGAGCGGACCCGATCGCGTCGGCGCGCGCGGCGCTGCTGACCCCGGGCGAGCTGGGTGAGATCATCGGCGACACCGACATGAAGCAGACCGCGACGTTCAGTCAACCCGGGCAGTCTTCGAACGGCATCGAGCCCCGTGACTGCGCGGCCCGCCTGCTGTTTCAGGAGGCCGTGGGTGCCGACGGCTACCAGGCCGTGGTCGGCGACAACACCCGCGGCGCGCGGGGCCAGTCGGCGGCCCAGCTGATCCAGGTGTTTCCGGAGACTTCACCGGTGTGGCCGGAGCCGGGCCGTCAGGCACTGCGGGTGGCCGGCAACACCGTGCGGATGATGAACGACGAGCAGTGCCGCGCGGGCGTCGTCTTCACCACCACCGCCAAGGACGTCACCCAGCACTGGACCGCCGGGCCGGTCACCGCGGACAACCCGGAAGCCCTGCCCGACCCGCGCCGCGACACCGCCCGCGGGGGCGGCGGCGTCGCGCGGCAGGGAGCGCAGGCCCGCAACTGCTATCACGCCGTCCTGGCCCGCGGCAGCGCCGTCGTCGAGTCGATCGTCTGCGGGGACGGCGACTCGCAGGCGCAGGCCAATCAGGTCATCGACCGGATCGCAGCCAAGCTGCCGGCGCCGAAGTAGACCGGGCCGGGTCGCTCAGCGCAGGGCGCTGCCCTTGACCCACTCGGCCCAGGGCACGGACCAGTCGCCGTTGTTGGTGGGTTTGAGCGGGTCGCCGCCGGTGTTGCGGATCTCGACGATGTCGCCGGGCACCGAGAAGTTGTAGAACCACTCGGCGTTCTCGCCGCTGAGGTTCAGACAGCCGTGGCTGACGTTCTCCTTGCCCTGCGCCC
Above is a window of Mycolicibacterium boenickei DNA encoding:
- a CDS encoding tetratricopeptide repeat protein; the encoded protein is MMLRQKPNQILGQIIPFLRHFLQLARRRTVAWFNPSQRRLRLRRRLFLYTVPVAALLAVVVAGLISVVVVGNSAVDSFNRHDIEALRIDVDKLKKFGVIEAGSIAFAEGDLLVLEGKLDDAEKRFSEALESFDGADSCPVRINLELVRETLADLAVRSGRPKDADRLYNDALAVVKDAPDGCFLYNTDPNDERRAVRADAKPRLERKLAAMHAPPPPPPTGPAVVTPEPPPPPPALPPPPGQGIGQGDGPGEGPGQAPGQGQAPPPPPQGPGAAPALPPIGQGGAPQLPPLAPDGQSGTETPPLPSLPGENLPAAPPPPPAPPGAQPGPGDGPLQVADPRAPNPAQILGPVGPDGLPLGDKNTSAPDLRLEEREGHGSGPADKLQSILEDASAYGGERE
- a CDS encoding MFS transporter, which gives rise to MDLRWSWLLILGVLGLAIAVAIAWRLPVAKVQRRMRPLANVSRLTRLPEFARVQRIYLISMAVVGSMVAIAFLGALVAAARPAKLASADDGYDAAYPRDVMLCVGQPVNDPTTADFLNYWAGKAKDATSTSFGITSQNLRALPITRDNAFAEQRMRYFAGLAGIQHKLDTHQNVPVEQKLELAAGLEAFSRPVKYVDYAPSLEDTSPCAWRDSGPAAGPTAASSSTSATASSAPTTRNGRPSTTNLRCWPSRSVKGSRSTRSRGPTSNRSASPATIPCVH
- a CDS encoding DUF58 domain-containing protein, which encodes MGRHLNRSRQFFGNVSRSMLQGGKHALLHTRTLEFDDLRPYVPGDDIRDINWKASARSSDTLVTKFVTEKHHKILVVCDTGRNMSALAPSGEFKRDVAGVVAGVIGMISMSRSDELGMVYGDARGSVTVRSRKGENHIEGMLEQLVSHSVGDVGESRVITQLNYVAHSHRSRLLMVVIADEPEISAELEEAVKRLAGRHELLWVAISDMPAVGADQGEMDGYDVGTGRFVPDGTTLGRAVVDAYRRAEQQRMVELDRFFERMAVPFVRIGGSVEVRNRITHLTEVYSNAR
- a CDS encoding AAA family ATPase; this encodes MQAVREIGYAFGAKVVGQEQLRETLLIGLLGGGHILLESVPGLAKTTAARTLSDAIAGSFQRIQCTPDLLPSDILGTQIYDSTAAEFKTQLGPVHANIVLLDEINRSSSKSQSAMLEAMEERQTTIAGTTYPLPEPFLVIATQNPVDQEGTYPLSEAQTDRFMLKEVLRYPTPDEEVEVLQRRDRGVYDRTGVPRAVVNLETIRRLQITTRNVHMDPLLMQYVSRLVHVTREPHQFLRPEVARLIEYGASPRATIAFVSAARAAALIAGRNHVLPPDIHKVAYRVLRHRLILGFEAVSAKVTPESVIDQVLQAVPVPG
- a CDS encoding DUF4878 domain-containing protein codes for the protein MTNFGGDNPIGGSGGAPQPPQAFPPPPPYVPGPPTGSGGFGGGFGAPPPGPSGPPPFSGGGYPNPPGNAPFPGGAPAFGAPSFQPPSYSAPPKNRRRLFGIVAGAVVVIVAVVVGIVVSVGDSDSDATTAGGAVKGYLKALAKGDAEKALSFGINEPPDKTFLTDEVLKKQIEKMPITDVRIVGEDSSTVHVLANFGDQALDEEIPVKQSSDGLFKVEYPTYSLNFGKDKAEGSSALLESVSIFGKPLPASGIAYLFPGAIEVTSTNPNIDLKYGRDAYLLSGTSYKEPEERADFALEVSEEGKKAADKAILDAMTECAKSTSLSPPNCPQGDAYIRSYYLVDGTARWTPPTNTDKVMLRIGSQVYGDGLDGHADITGAVDFKLSAQGIDPRDTITDENVRIELRGYVDLTKNPPTYIYEKD
- a CDS encoding DUF4878 domain-containing protein; this encodes MTPTPGRPGNNRKPLIITAGATVAVLTVIAVILAFLMNKGEDGGSFNPSGSPVDVAKAYLEALSRGDAQAALDLSATEPATTAFLTNDILKMQLEKLPITDAEVVEQKDLPDADKRTAVVKVAAKFGGQRTEGELDMVVVDNQWKLATAFVNGTTEDIAGYGDAEADAALTVFGKPLPKSKHFYVFPGYLQMGAATPYLNINALPPTTFEDIRTFMPTTVEPKFSMSEQGLKAAQDALRAWIDKCLNPGGDKSDDCKTLVNGSWASLYDPSTIRVSRPYDLPPDLFRLPDHTSLVQIGSLSVPINVVQKSTGQPVDVDLGISDQVKVNLGEQPPRVFLDR
- a CDS encoding sensor domain-containing protein gives rise to the protein MVGLLGAVLLLAGCSQSVGGSADEATTSAAAPAPPTAPGADPIASARAALLTPGELGEIIGDTDMKQTATFSQPGQSSNGIEPRDCAARLLFQEAVGADGYQAVVGDNTRGARGQSAAQLIQVFPETSPVWPEPGRQALRVAGNTVRMMNDEQCRAGVVFTTTAKDVTQHWTAGPVTADNPEALPDPRRDTARGGGGVARQGAQARNCYHAVLARGSAVVESIVCGDGDSQAQANQVIDRIAAKLPAPK